A segment of the Bacillus pseudomycoides genome:
AAGGCGTACATTTTGCATTACCGCGACTAAGTCAGAAACAACCGCTGTCGCTGTTGGTAAACTTCCTGCACCAGGCCCATAAAACATTGTTTCTCCTACCGCTTCACCATACACATATACGGCGTTATATTCATTTTGTACAGCTGCAAGAGGGTGTGTATTCGGAAGTAATGTTGGTTCAACTGTTACCTCCAGTTTTTCACCATCACGCTTCGCGAGTCCAATCAATTTAATTGTATAGCCTAAGCTTTTACTATATGCGATATCTTCCTCAGTAATAGAAGTAATTCCTTTCACCTTCACATCGCCAAGCTCCACATTTGTAGAAAAACCTAGAGTAGCTAAAATCGTCATTTTCCTTGCGGCATCTAAACCTTCAACGTCTGATGTTGGATCTGCTTCCGCAAATCCAAGTTGCTGCGCTTCTTTTAACACGTCGTCGTATGCTCTCCCTTCGTCAGACATTTTTGTCAGAATAAAGTTTGTTGTTCCGTTCACGATTCCCATCACTTTCGTAATAAGATCTGAAGAAAGTCCTTCTACGATGCTGCGCAGAATCGGAATCCCTCCGGCAACACTCGCCTCGTAAAATAAATCAGCTTGATTTTCTTTTGCCACCGTCAAAAGTTCTGCTCCGTGCAATGCCATTAAATCTTTATTAGCAGTAACAACATGTTTACCATTTTTCAAAGCTTTTAAAATATAATCTTTCGCTTCCTCTATGCCGCCCATCACCTCAATGACAACATCAATATCAGGATTATCTATAATTTCATTTGCATTTTTCGTTAATAAAGTAGAGGACACTTGGACCTCTCTCTCTTTTTCAATATTTTGCACTAGTACTTTTGTTACTTTCACTGGGCAACCGACTTGATGCATCAACCGATCTTGATGATCCGTAATAATACGAACCACACCGCTGCCAACTGTTCCAAGGCCTAATAAGCCCACTTGAATTTCATTCATGATACTGTCCACCCCTCTAAAGAATTGTATTTAGATGCCATTATATAAGTTAAAATTCTGAAAAACAATGTATTTTGAATATTTAGAAAAATAAAGGATGATCCTTACAAAGAAAACGTTGCCACGTGTTATATAATTACCATCTTATAAAATATAAGGGGTTTCTTGATACACATAATAATTTAACCAATTTGAAAATAATAAGTTTCCATGACTCCGCCATCTTATGATTGGCTCTTCAGATGGATTATTATGTTTAAAATAGTTTTGGGGGACCTTAATATCTAGACCTTTCTGTTTATCACGTTCATATTCCTCTTTTAACGTATAGCAGCTGTATTCACTATGACCAAGAGCAAAAACATGCTTCCCCTCTTGCTCCATAACAAGGTGGACACCCGCTTCTTCTGATGTTGCTAGTAAAGTCAATTCTTGTACTTTTTCAATATCAGATGCACGCACTTCCGTATGACGTGAATGCGGTGCAAAAAAAAGTTCATCGAATCCTTGCAATAATTTCACATGCTGCTCATGTACTTCATGTTCAAATACACCAAACATTTTTTCTTTAAGCGGGTATTTCGGAATTCCATAGTGATAATACAAACCAGCTTGTGCCCCCCAACAAATATGCAATGTGGATGTCACATTCGTTTTTGAATATTCCATTATACGTCCAAGTTCCTCCCAATAATCTACATCTTCAAAAGGAAGTGTTTCAACCGGCGCCCCTGTAATAATGAGGCCATCAAATTTTTCTCCCTCAATATCACGAAATGTTTTATAAAAACTCGTTAAATGATCCTGCGTTACATTAAGAGATATATGAGACTCCATATGAAGCAAATGCACATCTAATTGAAGTGGTGTATTACCGAGTAACCGGAGCAACTGTGCTTCTGTTTCCTGTTTTGTTGGCATTAAGTTCAAAATTGCAATTTTTAAAGCACGTATATCTTGTGTTTCCGCTCGCTCTTTTGTCATTACAAAAATATTCTCTTTTTGCAATACTTTACGAGCAGGTAAATCTTTATCAACAATGATTGGCATGCGCTTTGCCTCCAACTAATGCTTTCTCTAGGTCCGCAATAATATCAGAAACATCTTCGATACCGACTGATAAGCGAATTAGATCAGATGTAACACCTGCTAAACGCTGCTCTTCTTTATTTAACTGTCTGTGCGTTGTACTAGCGGGATGAATCACACATGTTCTTGCATCCGCTACGTGCGTCACAAGCGTTGCTAACTTCACATTTGCAATAAACTCTTTCGCAGATTCTAATCCGCCTTTAATTCCGAATGTTAAAACACCACTTGCACCTTTTGCTAAATACCTTTGTACTAGGGGATAATTCTCATTACTTTCTAATCCCGGATAATTCACCCATTCAATACGATCATGATTAGCAAGCCACTTCGCAACTGCAAGAGCATTTTCACTATGACGCTCCATTCGTAAATGCAATGTTTCTAAACCAATATTGCTAATATACGCATTGAATGGGCTCATACAGTTTCCGTAGTCTCTTAATAATTGAACACGAGCTTTCACAATATATGCTGCCTGGCCAAAGTTCTGCACATAACTTACACCGTTATAACTTGGGTCTGGTTCAACAAGCTCTGGATATTTTCCATTTGTCCAATCAAAATTTCCACCATCTATAACAATCCCGCCTAATGAGCTTGCATGACCATCAATATATTTTGTTGTAGAATGAACAACGATATTTGCCCCATGTTCAAACGCTTGGCACAAATATGGTGTCGCCAAAGTATTGTCCACAATAAAAGGTACTTCTAGTCCCTTTGCCGCTTTCGAAAACTCTTTAAAATTTAAAACATTCATTGCTGGATTTCCAAGAGATTCTGCATAAATCAGCTTTGTTTTATCATTTGCAAGTGCCACAATCTCATCAGCAGATGAGTTTGGATTAAAGAAGGTAACATCAATTCCCAATTTACGTAGACTTACCCCAAATAAGTTAAAAGTTCCCCCATAAACGGTTGAAGAACAAAGCAAATGATCACCACTACTACAAATATTTAAAACCGCAAGCATAATGGCCGCTTGACCAGAAGCTGTCGCAACAGCTCCGGCTCCACCTTCGAGCTCTGATAACTTTTGTTCAAATGCTGCTAGTGTCGGATTCCCAATACGCGTGTAAATATAGCCTTCTGCCTCTAAATTAAAGAGCGCTGCTAAATCATCGGACGTATCGTATTTATACGTCGTACTTTGATAGAGCGGCAAAACACGTGGTTCACCATTCTTCGGTGTATAACCACCTTGCACACAAATGGTTCCTTTTCCCCATGATTCTCCCATCTCTCATACTCCTTTCTTTTATAAAAAATAAAAAAACTGCTTCTTTCCCGAACAAGAAAGAAGCAGTTTGAAAACACGCTCTAAAGTCTCTTTCTTATCTCTCAGGGTTTATTACCTGCAGGATTTGGCACAATTCCGTTATTCGGCTGTTGCCAAGGTTTCATAGGGCCTGTCCCTCCACCTTTTCTTGATAAGACTATGCAATTAACGTTGATTTTATAGCAATAATTTCCTAATGTCAATTATTTTTCTGAATATTTATAAAAGATTTTATTAACTGTTTAACTGTTTATTATAAAAATTAAAATTCAAGGAACCAAGGGAAATAGCCCCTCGTCATCAAGCTAAGCTTAAATAAGAATTACAATGATGAATACGAAGAATAGTAGATACCCTAGAGGTTATGCTCTAATTACTCGAATCCCTTTTACAATATTCCAAATAAAGAAGTATAAACTAATTAGGCCGCAAATACATACCATAATCATTGCGCCAATAGCCATTGTTGTACCTGGTTGCTTAAAACCGACATCCATAATTCCCAATACTACAATTCCTATAAAAGTAGTAATTCCCGGAATAAGATGTGTCCATAGAGCTCGTTTCGCATGACCTTTTGTTTCATGATCTCCGAGAATCCAAACAATTAGCGGGAATAAGACAGGGGCAAAAAGAACACTCCAGTACGAAAAAGAAGATAAAACTTTATTTCCATTCATATGTATCACCTCATGAAATTGTGTTTGTTGTTATACCTTTATTATGTAGGGAAATCTATTCTTTTACTATCGTTCAACCTTACAACAACATGACAGTTTTGTAAGATTCTATAGTGGTAATTTGGTAAGCCTACTGCTTGATATCATGCACGTGATATTCTAAAAAAATTAAGGGCCAAGGATTTTTTGAAAGAACCCTTGGCCATTTTCGTATTTATGAAATGTTTGCTTATTTTGCGTGTAAAGCACCTACTGTAAGTGATATATAGATCATATACCATAACACAATCGTTAAAGTAAGAGGTCACAAGTCGTTCAATGGTATAACAATTTATAAAATGCTTATAAAGAACAGCAAGCATGAACCATTAACATTTATGCTTTGTTGTTTTTACACATAAGATTTTCCTTTATAATAGTCTTGTGAAACTTTTTCATAAAATGCCGCTTTCGTAGTATAAAAATATGGAATCAACCATAAGAAACCGATTCCTAAAGTTACGATGCTTAATATAAACCAGCCAATAAAGCTTAAACATATTAAGAAATAATCCATCTTATATCCGTTCATCATACGGCGACTTTCAGTAATAGCTTGGTTCATTTTAAATTCCGGATGGTCATTTAAAATAAAGAAAGTCATAGTGTAAGAGAAAGATTTAACAATTCCTGGAATAATAAATAGCAATGTCCATAAAAGAATATAGATATCCATTAGTAAATATATTAAAATTGATTTAATAAGTTTATTTACCTCTTTACACCATTTAAATAATTGCCCAATTCCAACTGTCTTGTCACGAACTATATTTAAGGCAAGATAGTAAGCACCTAAAGTTAAGGGCCCAATCATTAATATTACAATAATATCTATCATAAACGATTCTATTACTTTGCTCCAGCCCCAAGACCATACGAAAGGGAATATAAAGAACAATGTAACTCCTACTGCTAATCCCCATTTTTCATCAAGCTCATCAAGCGCTTGTCCTTTCAACTCACGAATCAAACAAGAAACCTCCTAAATATAATGCGTATTTTAACTCATACTAGTATACAATTCTCGTAGAGATTACAATAGTATTTTAGACAATTTATATTTATTTCAGCACATGACACGAGCATTATCATCTCGATGAGATCAAAAGCTTTAAACATCACTTGTATTTTGCTTCTTCAGAAGAAATAATACTAATGATGTTTATAATATATGTTGAATAAGTAACTCCTTTAAAAAGATAATATGCATATTCAATTACTTACTCAATTATTTTCGTATCAGAATCCCTAAATTTTCATAATAACGTATAAATAGAGGAGGCATAAAAATTGACTATTAGGAGAAATATGCACTATTTACTCATCGTGTACGGTATATTTCTAGGTTCTATCGTTGGTGCCACAGTCTGGTTATTTTTAGTTGTCACCAATGCTGGAATTCATTTCGTTTGGGAATATTTACCTAAAGAGTTCACATTACCATCTTATTACACAATTTGTGTGACAACGATCGGTGGTATTCTTATTGGACTGTCACAAAAATACTTTGGTACATACCCACGTTTAATGCCAGAGGTAATGGCTGAATATAAGCAAACAGGTAGGATTGAGTACCGTTTTGTACATCAAGCTACATTAACAGCTATTATTGTTTTAGTATTTGGGGCAAGCTTAGGACCCGAAGCAGCACTGGTTGGGATTATAGGTGGGCTTTGTACATGGGTTGGCGATCGCTTTCATTTTGCTGTAAAAGGAATGCAAGGACTAACAGAAATTGGGATTGGCGCTACTTTAAGTGTTATTTTTAATGCACCGTTATTCGGTTACTTAGCTCCAAGTGAAAATGAGAATGAACGACTCGCTGAAGTTTCCAAGGGGAAAAAGGCTATCGTATATGTCGCTACTACTTTGGCTGGTTTTTCTGTTTATTTATTGCTTAGTAAATTTGATAATCGAGGATCTTTTATTGTTAATTTTGGAGAAGGATCTTTTAGGCTTCATGAATGGGTTGCCTTTCTACCTCTTGCTTGTATAGGTGCTAGCGTAGGCTATTTTTATTTCAAGGTAGAACATGCATTAGAAAAAGTAGTACATCCTTTTCAAGAATATAAGGTAACATTAGGAATTATTGGCGGTATTCTTTTAGGGATTGCCGGAACTTACCTCCCATATACTATGTTTTCAGGAGAACACCAATTAAAAGACTTAGTGAATGAGTGGACAGAATTATCATTTGGGTTGCTATTTCTTTCAGGGGTTTTAAAATTATGTATAACGGCAGTTTGTTTAAATACAGGTTGGCGTGGAGGACACATTTTTCCGATTATATTTGCTGGCGCAAGTATTGGATATGCTATGGCCACTGTCATACCAGTAGACCCAATTGCCTCTGTAGCAATCGTAACAACAGCCATTTCAAGCTACGCATTACGAAAACCAATCGCTATTACAGTGCTATTACTTATGTTTTTCCCAATCAATTTATTATTACCGATGCTTGGAGCTGCAATGATTGGAAATTTATTTCCACTCCCTAACAATAGTGAGAATAAACAAGTGGCTAGCGCGAATATCGAATAGTAAAATAAACAAATAAAAAGCAGTACCATCGCTATAAAGTGAAACTTTAATCAGTGGGGGTTTTCTTCATCCCCCACTGATTATTAGTTGAACCAATCGGGCTTTTACGGACAGTAAGACTCCCACCTAACTTCTTTGCTTTTGCCGAATTCTGAGGTGGGAGTCTTACTGTCCGTTAATGCGGGATAAAAGTGTTGGTACTGCATATTGAGTGACGATTATTTTGTCAATTAGAATGTGCTTGCTACTTTAGCAGCTTTTTCAAGGCCTTCTGCAATAATTGCTTCTGCTTTATCTGGGAATTGATTATGACCTTCAATAATAACTATTTCCATATTCGTTACACCGAAGAAGCCCATCATGCTTGCTACATATTTAACAGCCATTTCTACGCCAGCTGCTGGCCCTTCAGAATATACACCACCGCGTGCATTTAACAATGCGATTTTCTTATCTCCAATAAGACCTACTGGACCTTCTGGTGTATATTTGAATGTTTTACCAGCACGGTTTAGGTAATCGATATATGTGTGCAGTACAGCTGGAATTGTTAAGTTCCATAATGGAAAACCAAATACTACTTTATCAGCTGCAAGGAATTGATCTAAATATTTATTAGCAACAGCTACTGCTTTTGCTTCTTCTGCTGTTAAGTCAAAGCCTTTACCAACTTTAAATGTACCGTTAATCATATCTACACCTACATATGGTAATTCCTCTTTGTATAAATCAAGTTCTACTACTGTATCATTTGGATGTGATTCTTTATAGCTTGCTAAAAATGCTTCATATAATTTCACACTAACTGCTTGGTCCGCTGGGCGGTTGTTAGCTTTTACGAATAAAACTGTTGTCATGTTTCTTTTCCTCCTATTGCTTGCCTTGCGCTGTTTATTATTTACCTACTAAAAAGGGACAATCCCTTGTAATTGTTGTTGCTTACAAATATATTCTATCCCCTCATTCCAACAATTTCTTCCTCACATAGACGTATCTTTCCATAAAAAAAGTCCGCCTCCTAAAGGCGAACTAAGTCCTACGACTTTTGTCTTATACGATTCCACTTTTCACTGCATATAAAGCTGCTTGTGTACGATCCGATAGATTTAATTTGCTTAAAATACTACTTACATGAGCTTTTACTGTTTTTTC
Coding sequences within it:
- a CDS encoding homoserine dehydrogenase, with the translated sequence MNEIQVGLLGLGTVGSGVVRIITDHQDRLMHQVGCPVKVTKVLVQNIEKEREVQVSSTLLTKNANEIIDNPDIDVVIEVMGGIEEAKDYILKALKNGKHVVTANKDLMALHGAELLTVAKENQADLFYEASVAGGIPILRSIVEGLSSDLITKVMGIVNGTTNFILTKMSDEGRAYDDVLKEAQQLGFAEADPTSDVEGLDAARKMTILATLGFSTNVELGDVKVKGITSITEEDIAYSKSLGYTIKLIGLAKRDGEKLEVTVEPTLLPNTHPLAAVQNEYNAVYVYGEAVGETMFYGPGAGSLPTATAVVSDLVAVMQNVRLGVTGNSAVSPQYEKVLKEPNETFVKKFLRLHVKDEIGVFAKITSLFSERGVSFEKIIQMPLGEKGKAEIVIVTHRASLADYEYILHTLGTYEEIDCVKANYRIEGDAK
- the metA gene encoding homoserine O-succinyltransferase, producing MPIIVDKDLPARKVLQKENIFVMTKERAETQDIRALKIAILNLMPTKQETEAQLLRLLGNTPLQLDVHLLHMESHISLNVTQDHLTSFYKTFRDIEGEKFDGLIITGAPVETLPFEDVDYWEELGRIMEYSKTNVTSTLHICWGAQAGLYYHYGIPKYPLKEKMFGVFEHEVHEQHVKLLQGFDELFFAPHSRHTEVRASDIEKVQELTLLATSEEAGVHLVMEQEGKHVFALGHSEYSCYTLKEEYERDKQKGLDIKVPQNYFKHNNPSEEPIIRWRSHGNLLFSNWLNYYVYQETPYIL
- a CDS encoding bifunctional O-acetylhomoserine aminocarboxypropyltransferase/cysteine synthase is translated as MGESWGKGTICVQGGYTPKNGEPRVLPLYQSTTYKYDTSDDLAALFNLEAEGYIYTRIGNPTLAAFEQKLSELEGGAGAVATASGQAAIMLAVLNICSSGDHLLCSSTVYGGTFNLFGVSLRKLGIDVTFFNPNSSADEIVALANDKTKLIYAESLGNPAMNVLNFKEFSKAAKGLEVPFIVDNTLATPYLCQAFEHGANIVVHSTTKYIDGHASSLGGIVIDGGNFDWTNGKYPELVEPDPSYNGVSYVQNFGQAAYIVKARVQLLRDYGNCMSPFNAYISNIGLETLHLRMERHSENALAVAKWLANHDRIEWVNYPGLESNENYPLVQRYLAKGASGVLTFGIKGGLESAKEFIANVKLATLVTHVADARTCVIHPASTTHRQLNKEEQRLAGVTSDLIRLSVGIEDVSDIIADLEKALVGGKAHANHC
- a CDS encoding DUF4870 domain-containing protein is translated as MNGNKVLSSFSYWSVLFAPVLFPLIVWILGDHETKGHAKRALWTHLIPGITTFIGIVVLGIMDVGFKQPGTTMAIGAMIMVCICGLISLYFFIWNIVKGIRVIRA
- a CDS encoding DUF975 family protein; its protein translation is MIRELKGQALDELDEKWGLAVGVTLFFIFPFVWSWGWSKVIESFMIDIIVILMIGPLTLGAYYLALNIVRDKTVGIGQLFKWCKEVNKLIKSILIYLLMDIYILLWTLLFIIPGIVKSFSYTMTFFILNDHPEFKMNQAITESRRMMNGYKMDYFLICLSFIGWFILSIVTLGIGFLWLIPYFYTTKAAFYEKVSQDYYKGKSYV
- a CDS encoding chloride channel protein is translated as MHYLLIVYGIFLGSIVGATVWLFLVVTNAGIHFVWEYLPKEFTLPSYYTICVTTIGGILIGLSQKYFGTYPRLMPEVMAEYKQTGRIEYRFVHQATLTAIIVLVFGASLGPEAALVGIIGGLCTWVGDRFHFAVKGMQGLTEIGIGATLSVIFNAPLFGYLAPSENENERLAEVSKGKKAIVYVATTLAGFSVYLLLSKFDNRGSFIVNFGEGSFRLHEWVAFLPLACIGASVGYFYFKVEHALEKVVHPFQEYKVTLGIIGGILLGIAGTYLPYTMFSGEHQLKDLVNEWTELSFGLLFLSGVLKLCITAVCLNTGWRGGHIFPIIFAGASIGYAMATVIPVDPIASVAIVTTAISSYALRKPIAITVLLLMFFPINLLLPMLGAAMIGNLFPLPNNSENKQVASANIE
- a CDS encoding FMN-dependent NADH-azoreductase, coding for MTTVLFVKANNRPADQAVSVKLYEAFLASYKESHPNDTVVELDLYKEELPYVGVDMINGTFKVGKGFDLTAEEAKAVAVANKYLDQFLAADKVVFGFPLWNLTIPAVLHTYIDYLNRAGKTFKYTPEGPVGLIGDKKIALLNARGGVYSEGPAAGVEMAVKYVASMMGFFGVTNMEIVIIEGHNQFPDKAEAIIAEGLEKAAKVASTF